Proteins from one Ricinus communis isolate WT05 ecotype wild-type chromosome 9, ASM1957865v1, whole genome shotgun sequence genomic window:
- the LOC8288369 gene encoding ultraviolet-B receptor UVR8 isoform X1 — protein sequence MADKYRLVSIDELPSHLILEILMTGRLSATDLLCLELTSKTFGGSHGLYPHKFKSLVDFAAFQLCASHSVYTGMLWNAQKELLDRCGGNWKRVLRFLLAVEESSGMVETSAGNQMQITTGRYHTLLISNSSVYSCGSSLCGVLGHGPETTQCVSFSRITFPSLARVVQVSASHNHAAYILESGEVFTCGDNSSFCCGHQDTSRPIFRPRFVEALKGVPCKQVAAGLNFTVFLTRTGHVYSCGTNTHGQLGHGDTLDRPTPKIIESFEGIGSVAQIAAGPSYVLAVTDSGVVYSFGSGSNFCLGHGEQHNEFHPRAIQTFRRKNLHVVRVSAGDEHVVALDSSGFVYTWGKGYCGALGHGDEIDKTLPEPLNSLKSHLAVQVCARKRKTFVLVDGGCVFGFGWMGFGSLGFPDRGVSDKVMRPRILDSLRAHRVSQISTGLYHTVAVTSQGQVFGFGDNERAQLGHDTLRGCLEPTEIFLQEFGHDTGITSESECLSSV from the exons ATGGCGGATAAATATAGGTTGGTTTCGATAGATGAATTGCCCTCGCATCTGATTTTGGAGATATTGATGACAGGCAGGCTTAGTGCTACTGACCTTCTCTGTTTAGAGTTAACTTCTAAGACTTTTGGAGGGAGCCATGGGTTGTACCCTCACAAATTCAAGTCATTGGTAGATTTCGCAGCATTTCAGCTCTGTGCATCCCATTCTGTATACACTGGAATGCTCTGGAATGCTCAGAAAGAGTTGCTTGACCGTTGTGGTGGAAATTGGAAGCGGGTTTTGAGGTTCTTACTGGCTGTGGAGGAGTCATCTGGCATGGTCGAGACTTCAGCAGGCAAT CAGATGCAGATTACTACTGGAAGGTACCATACATTGCTGATCAGCAATTCCTCTGTGTATTCTTGTGGTTCCAGTTTGTGTGGTGTTCTTGGACATGGTCCTGAAACAACACAATGTGTATCATTCAGTCGAATCACTTTCCCTTCCTTGGCTCGTGTGGTTCAAGTCTCAGCCTCCCACAATCATGCTGCTTATATTTTGGAGTCTGGAGAG GTTTTCACATGTGGAGATAATTCATCATTTTGTTGTGGTCACCAAGATACAAGCCGTCCCATATTCAGGCCTAGGTTTGTTGAGGCGTTAAAGGGAGTTCCTTGCAAGCAG GTTGCTGCGGGGCTTAACTTCACTGTATTCCTCACAAGAACAGGCCATGTCTACAGTTGTGGTACCAACACACATGGGCAACTTGGTCATGGTGATACACTGGACAGACCAACACCTAAGATCATTGAATCATTTGAGGGAATTGGTTCTGTTGCCCAAATAGCAGCTGGTCCCAGTTATGTCTTAGCTGTAACTGACAGTGGGGTAGTTTACTCATTTGGTTCTGGTTCTAATTTCTGTCTTGGCCATGGAGAGCAGCATAATGAGTTCCATCCTCGTGCTATCCAGACTTTCAGAAGGAAGAACCTTCATGTGGTTCGTGTGTCTGCTGGGGATGAACATGTGGTGGCCCTTGATTCCAGTGGATTT GTGTATACTTGGGGAAAAGGTTACTGCGGTGCATTAGGTCATGGAGATGAGATCGATAAGACTCTTCCGGAACCCTTGAACAGTCTTAAGAGCCACCTGGCTGTGCAG GTTTgtgcaagaaaaagaaaaacatttgtTTTGGTTGATGGCGGCTGTGTTTTTGGCTTTGGTTGGATGGGGTTTGGTAGCCTTGGCTTTCCAGATAGAGGAGTTTCAGATAAAGTGATGAGACCCCGAATCCTCGATAGTTTAAGGGCACACCGTGTTTCTCAGATCAGCACGGGCCTATATCACACTGTTGCAGTGACAAGCCAGGGGCAGGTATTTGGATTTGGAGATAATGAAAGGGCACAACTTGGGCATGATACATTGAGAGGATGCCTTGAACCAACTGAAATTTTTCTTCAAGAATTTGGACATGATACAGGTATTACTTCTGAAAGTGAATGTCTGTCAAGTGTTTAG
- the LOC8288369 gene encoding ultraviolet-B receptor UVR8 isoform X2, whose translation MADKYRLVSIDELPSHLILEILMTGRLSATDLLCLELTSKTFGGSHGLYPHKFKSLVDFAAFQLCASHSVYTGMLWNAQKELLDRCGGNWKRVLRFLLAVEESSGMVETSAGNMQITTGRYHTLLISNSSVYSCGSSLCGVLGHGPETTQCVSFSRITFPSLARVVQVSASHNHAAYILESGEVFTCGDNSSFCCGHQDTSRPIFRPRFVEALKGVPCKQVAAGLNFTVFLTRTGHVYSCGTNTHGQLGHGDTLDRPTPKIIESFEGIGSVAQIAAGPSYVLAVTDSGVVYSFGSGSNFCLGHGEQHNEFHPRAIQTFRRKNLHVVRVSAGDEHVVALDSSGFVYTWGKGYCGALGHGDEIDKTLPEPLNSLKSHLAVQVCARKRKTFVLVDGGCVFGFGWMGFGSLGFPDRGVSDKVMRPRILDSLRAHRVSQISTGLYHTVAVTSQGQVFGFGDNERAQLGHDTLRGCLEPTEIFLQEFGHDTGITSESECLSSV comes from the exons ATGGCGGATAAATATAGGTTGGTTTCGATAGATGAATTGCCCTCGCATCTGATTTTGGAGATATTGATGACAGGCAGGCTTAGTGCTACTGACCTTCTCTGTTTAGAGTTAACTTCTAAGACTTTTGGAGGGAGCCATGGGTTGTACCCTCACAAATTCAAGTCATTGGTAGATTTCGCAGCATTTCAGCTCTGTGCATCCCATTCTGTATACACTGGAATGCTCTGGAATGCTCAGAAAGAGTTGCTTGACCGTTGTGGTGGAAATTGGAAGCGGGTTTTGAGGTTCTTACTGGCTGTGGAGGAGTCATCTGGCATGGTCGAGACTTCAGCAGGCAAT ATGCAGATTACTACTGGAAGGTACCATACATTGCTGATCAGCAATTCCTCTGTGTATTCTTGTGGTTCCAGTTTGTGTGGTGTTCTTGGACATGGTCCTGAAACAACACAATGTGTATCATTCAGTCGAATCACTTTCCCTTCCTTGGCTCGTGTGGTTCAAGTCTCAGCCTCCCACAATCATGCTGCTTATATTTTGGAGTCTGGAGAG GTTTTCACATGTGGAGATAATTCATCATTTTGTTGTGGTCACCAAGATACAAGCCGTCCCATATTCAGGCCTAGGTTTGTTGAGGCGTTAAAGGGAGTTCCTTGCAAGCAG GTTGCTGCGGGGCTTAACTTCACTGTATTCCTCACAAGAACAGGCCATGTCTACAGTTGTGGTACCAACACACATGGGCAACTTGGTCATGGTGATACACTGGACAGACCAACACCTAAGATCATTGAATCATTTGAGGGAATTGGTTCTGTTGCCCAAATAGCAGCTGGTCCCAGTTATGTCTTAGCTGTAACTGACAGTGGGGTAGTTTACTCATTTGGTTCTGGTTCTAATTTCTGTCTTGGCCATGGAGAGCAGCATAATGAGTTCCATCCTCGTGCTATCCAGACTTTCAGAAGGAAGAACCTTCATGTGGTTCGTGTGTCTGCTGGGGATGAACATGTGGTGGCCCTTGATTCCAGTGGATTT GTGTATACTTGGGGAAAAGGTTACTGCGGTGCATTAGGTCATGGAGATGAGATCGATAAGACTCTTCCGGAACCCTTGAACAGTCTTAAGAGCCACCTGGCTGTGCAG GTTTgtgcaagaaaaagaaaaacatttgtTTTGGTTGATGGCGGCTGTGTTTTTGGCTTTGGTTGGATGGGGTTTGGTAGCCTTGGCTTTCCAGATAGAGGAGTTTCAGATAAAGTGATGAGACCCCGAATCCTCGATAGTTTAAGGGCACACCGTGTTTCTCAGATCAGCACGGGCCTATATCACACTGTTGCAGTGACAAGCCAGGGGCAGGTATTTGGATTTGGAGATAATGAAAGGGCACAACTTGGGCATGATACATTGAGAGGATGCCTTGAACCAACTGAAATTTTTCTTCAAGAATTTGGACATGATACAGGTATTACTTCTGAAAGTGAATGTCTGTCAAGTGTTTAG
- the LOC8288370 gene encoding CBS domain-containing protein CBSX5, whose translation MAVSLFAHEVSDLCLGKPALRSLPVTATVAEALSALKNSDDSFLSVWNCDHITKRNSGFNCDREDRDECKCVGKVSIVDVICYLCQDKNLVSPSDALKDPVSVLLPKIPGLVMHVEPSSSLVEAIDLILQGAQNLVVPIKTRLSSSNSRRKQQQKLSATSTGLTTIHKGREFCWLAQEDIIRFFLSSIGLFSPVPALSIDSLGIITTDIITIDYNSPASATLGAINRALATQTSVAVVDGDEGILIGELSPFTLACCDETVAAAITTLSSGDLMAYIDCGGPPEDLVRVVMARLKHRGLEAMLQEFTNSTTSLVSFSTLSSSSSDEESTTTLHRSGKYSRSKSYSARMVRRAEAIVCHPKSSLVAVMIQAIAHRVNYVWVIEEDCSLVGIVTFCNMLKVFREHLEAMA comes from the exons ATGGCAGTGAGCTTGTTTGCTCATGAGGTATCTGACCTCTGTCTAGGCAAACCAGCACTGAGGTCTCTTCCAGTCACAGCCACTGTAGCCGAAGCACTCTCTGCACTAAAGAACTCTGATGATAGCTTCTTAAGTGTTTGGAATTGTGACcatataacaaaaagaaattctggGTTTAATTGTGATCGCGAAGACAGAGATGAGTGTAAGTGTGTAGGGAAGGTTAGCATTGTTGATGTTATATGCTATCTTTGCCAAGACAAGAATTTGGTGTCTCCTTCTGATGCTTTGAAAGATCCTGTTTCTGTTCTTTTGCCTAAGATTCCTGGCCTTGTTATGCATGTGGAACCCTCTTCGAG CTTAGTGGAAGCAATTGATCTGATTCTTCAAGGAGCTCAAAACCTTGTGGTACCAATTAAGACTCGACTCAGTTCCTCCAATTCAAGGAGGAAACAGCAGCAGAAACTCTCAGCAACAAGCACAGGTCTCACCACCATCCACAAGGGCCGGGAATTCTGCTGGCTAGCTCAAGAAGATATAATCCGGTTCTTCCTGAGCTCAATCGGTCTTTTCTCACCGGTTCCAGCTCTCTCCATCGATAGTCTTGGCATCATTACCACTGACATCATTACAATAGACTACAACTCTCCTGCTTCCGCTACACTCGGAGCCATTAATCGTGCATTAGCTACCCAAACATCCGTGGCTGTGGTGGATGGGGACGAGGGTATCTTGATTGGGGAGCTGTCACCCTTCACATTAGCCTGCTGCGACGAGACTGTGGCGGCAGCCATCACGACCCTTTCCTCTGGGGACTTAATGGCGTACATTGACTGTGGAGGCCCCCCAGAGGATCTTGTCCGGGTCGTGATGGCACGGTTGAAGCATAGAGGCCTTGAAGCTATGCTCCAAGAATTTACCAACTCAACAACATCACTCGTCTCATTTTCTACTTTATCCTCATCCTCCTCCGACGAGGAATCAACAACAACATTGCATAGATCAGGAAAGTACAGTAGGTCTAAAAGTTACTCGGCAAGAATGGTGAGAAGAGCAGAAGCAATAGTTTGCCATCCGAAGAGCTCACTGGTGGCTGTGATGATTCAAGCAATTGCACATAGAGTGAATTATGTGTGGGTTATAGAGGAAGATTGCAGCTTGGTTGGAATTGTCACATTCTGTAATATGTTAAAGGTTTTCAGGGAACATTTAGAAGCTATGGCTTGA